Proteins encoded by one window of Deinococcus planocerae:
- a CDS encoding carbohydrate ABC transporter permease — translation MTSVKATELSGARPSTRPGGHLPPLSRLGAYLLILVGAVLTVAPFYFMFVFATHTRTEIFQLPPPTWFGNNLDENYRSLMERMPFWRNLWNSLYLAVLTTVTTLFFCTLAGYAFAMYSFKGRETLFGLLLATLLIPSTLNIVPFALIMQALGWIDQPRALWVPGMASAFGIFLMRQYIGSSIPRELVEAARIDGATEFGIFRRVIVPLTGPAMATLGLVTFVQSWNGFLGPLIIFRSSETYTAPLALRTLQGIANTDWGALMCGVVLTVVPLLVLFALASRQLIEGLTAGSTKG, via the coding sequence ATGACCAGCGTCAAGGCGACCGAGCTTTCCGGCGCGAGGCCGTCCACCCGGCCCGGAGGCCACCTGCCGCCCCTCTCCCGCCTCGGCGCGTACCTGCTGATTCTGGTCGGGGCGGTGCTGACGGTCGCGCCCTTCTACTTCATGTTCGTGTTCGCCACGCACACGCGCACCGAGATTTTCCAGCTCCCGCCCCCCACCTGGTTCGGGAACAACCTGGACGAGAACTACCGCAGCCTGATGGAGCGGATGCCCTTCTGGCGCAACTTGTGGAACAGCCTGTACCTGGCGGTGCTGACGACCGTGACCACGCTGTTTTTCTGCACGCTGGCCGGATACGCCTTCGCCATGTACTCCTTCAAGGGGCGGGAGACGCTGTTCGGGCTGCTGCTGGCGACCCTGCTGATCCCCTCCACGCTGAACATCGTGCCCTTCGCGCTGATCATGCAGGCGCTGGGGTGGATCGACCAGCCGCGCGCGCTGTGGGTGCCGGGCATGGCGAGTGCCTTCGGCATCTTCCTGATGCGGCAGTACATAGGATCGAGCATTCCGCGTGAACTCGTGGAGGCCGCGCGGATCGACGGGGCGACCGAGTTCGGCATCTTCCGCCGCGTCATCGTGCCGCTCACCGGCCCGGCGATGGCGACCCTGGGGCTGGTGACGTTCGTGCAGTCGTGGAACGGCTTTCTGGGGCCGCTGATCATCTTCCGGTCAAGTGAGACGTACACCGCGCCGCTCGCCCTGCGGACCCTGCAAGGCATCGCCAACACCGACTGGGGGGCCCTGATGTGCGGGGTGGTCCTGACGGTCGTGCCGCTGCTGGTCCTCTTCGCCCTCGCCTCGCGCCAGCTTATCGAGGGGCTGACGGCGGGCTCGACGAAGGGGTGA
- a CDS encoding GH1 family beta-glucosidase — translation MTQTAQPAPTTLRRTDFPAGFTFGVATSSYQIEGAVDEDGRGPSIWDTFCAQPGRIADGSDGSVACDHYHRWEADLDLIASLGVDAYRFSVAWPRVQPTGGGPVNAAGLDFYERLTDGLLARGIEPHVTLYHWDLPQPLQDAGGWANRDTAQLFAEYGAAVAARLGGRVRSYATLNEPWCSSVLSYEIGHHAPGLKDRGLALAAAHGLLLGHALALPEVRRHAPGAGAGIVLNLGPQMSASDRPGDVAAARLADGRLNRWFLDPLLCGEYPRDVWEACGQDVPEVQEGDLPLIAAPLDFLGVNYYSRGVVGASGGGVPDGAPVTDMGWEIYPQGLTELLTRLKADYPSLPPVVITENGAAFADERTGGQVHDPGRVAYLQTHLRAVLDAVNAGVDVRGYFAWSLMDNFEWAYGYEKRFGLVYVDYGTQERVLKDSARWYRQFLR, via the coding sequence ATGACCCAGACCGCCCAGCCCGCCCCCACCACCCTTCGCCGCACCGACTTCCCCGCAGGTTTCACTTTCGGCGTCGCCACGTCCTCCTACCAGATCGAGGGGGCCGTGGACGAGGACGGGCGCGGGCCCTCGATCTGGGACACCTTCTGTGCCCAGCCGGGGCGGATCGCCGACGGCAGCGACGGCTCGGTCGCCTGCGACCACTACCACCGCTGGGAGGCCGACCTCGACCTGATCGCCTCGCTGGGGGTGGACGCCTACCGCTTCAGCGTCGCGTGGCCGAGGGTGCAGCCCACCGGCGGCGGGCCGGTGAACGCCGCCGGGCTCGACTTCTACGAGCGCCTGACCGACGGGCTGCTCGCCCGGGGCATCGAGCCGCACGTCACGCTCTACCACTGGGACCTGCCCCAGCCGCTTCAGGACGCGGGCGGGTGGGCGAACCGCGACACGGCCCAGCTCTTCGCCGAGTACGGCGCCGCCGTCGCCGCGCGACTGGGGGGCCGGGTACGCAGCTACGCCACCCTGAACGAACCGTGGTGCTCTTCCGTCCTCAGCTACGAGATCGGGCACCACGCGCCCGGACTGAAAGACCGCGGACTCGCCCTCGCCGCCGCCCACGGGCTGCTGCTGGGCCACGCGCTCGCGCTGCCGGAGGTGCGGCGCCACGCTCCCGGCGCGGGGGCGGGGATCGTGCTGAACCTCGGGCCGCAGATGAGCGCGAGTGACCGCCCGGGGGACGTGGCCGCCGCGCGGCTGGCGGACGGGCGGCTCAACCGCTGGTTCCTCGACCCCCTGCTGTGCGGCGAGTACCCGCGGGACGTGTGGGAGGCGTGCGGTCAGGACGTGCCCGAGGTTCAGGAGGGAGACCTGCCCCTCATCGCGGCGCCACTCGACTTCCTGGGCGTCAACTACTACTCGCGCGGCGTGGTGGGCGCCTCGGGCGGCGGGGTGCCGGACGGGGCCCCGGTCACCGACATGGGCTGGGAGATCTACCCCCAGGGACTCACCGAGCTGCTGACCCGCCTGAAGGCGGACTACCCGAGCCTCCCGCCCGTCGTCATCACGGAGAACGGCGCGGCCTTCGCGGACGAGCGGACGGGCGGGCAGGTCCACGATCCCGGGCGCGTGGCGTACCTTCAGACCCACCTCAGGGCCGTGCTGGACGCGGTGAACGCGGGCGTGGACGTGCGCGGCTACTTCGCGTGGTCCCTGATGGACAACTTCGAGTGGGCCTACGGGTACGAGAAGCGCTTCGGGCTGGTGTACGTGGATTACGGGA